The following coding sequences are from one Triticum aestivum cultivar Chinese Spring chromosome 5A, IWGSC CS RefSeq v2.1, whole genome shotgun sequence window:
- the LOC123105547 gene encoding uncharacterized protein, with protein sequence MELPWGALLLALLTVSASSAVATLAVTAPPPAPARAPAPVTAPAPAHASPQAQDAEGLLMNGNFETAPRKVNKTLIVGRHSLPGWTLRGHVEYVSAGPQPGGMFFAVPHGVHALRLGSHASASQNVSVRPGSLYALTFAATRTCAQDEALRIAVSPSLSAPADVAVRTLYSADTADTWAWGFRASSPVAEVTFSNPGVQEDAACGPLIDAVAIKELPTPYPTKDNLIKNDGFEIGPQVFKNSSVGVLLPPKQKDVTSPLPGWIIESLKAVRYIDAAHFSVPAGQYAVELVAGRESAIAQVIRTVPNRAYNLSYVVGDAKNGCHGSMLVEAFAANVTQKVPFQSTGKGGFKAASLRFVAAGVRTRVTFYSSYYHTKVTDGVSLCGPVLDQVKIMPLKL encoded by the exons ATGGAGCTCCCATGGGGTGCCCTGCTGCTGGCGCTGCTCACCGTCTCCGCCTCCTCCGCCGTCGCCACGCTCGCCGTCACCGCTCCCCCTCCGGCCCCTGCCCGTGCTCCTGCCCCCGTCACCGCCCCTGCCCCGGCCCATGCATCTCCTCAAGCTCAGGACGCTGAAG GTCTGCTGATGAACGGCAACTTCGAGACGGCGCCGAGGAAGGTGAACAAGACCCTCATCGTGGGCCGCCACTCGCTGCCGGGGTGGACGCTGCGGGGCCACGTCGAGTACGTGTCGGCGGGGCCGCAGCCGGGCGGCATGTTCTTCGCGGTGCCGCACGGCGTGCACGCGCTCCGCCTCGGCAGCCACGCGTcggcgtcgcagaacgtgtccgtGCGCCCCGGCTCGCTCTACGCGCTCACCTTCGCCGCCACCCGCACCTGCGCGCAGGACGAGGCCCTGCGCATCGCCGTCTCCCCGTCGCTCTCCGCCCCCGCCGACGTCGCCGTCCGCACCCTCTACAGCGCCGACACCGCCGACACCTGGGCCTGGGGCTTCCGCGCCTCCTCCCCTGTCGCGGAGGTCACCTTCAGCAACCCCGGCGTGCAGGAGGACGCCGCGTGCGGCCCGCTCATCGACGCCGTCGCCATCAAGGAGCTCCCCACGCCCTACCCCACCAAAG ATAACCTGATCAAGAACGACGGCTTCGAGATCGGGCCGCAGGTGTTCAAGAACTCGAGCGTTGGCGTGCTGCTGCCGCCGAAGCAGAAGGACGTGACGTCGCCGCTGCCGGGCTGGATCATCGAGTCGCTCAAGGCGGTGCGGTACATCGACGCCGCCCACTTCTCGGTGCCGGCGGGCCAGTACGCGGTGGAGCTGGTGGCGGGGCGGGAGAGCGCCATCGCGCAGGTCATCCGCACCGTGCCCAACCGCGCCTACAACCTCTCCTACGTCGTCGGCGACGCCAAGAACGGCTGCCACGGCTCCATGCTCGTGGAGGCCTTCGCCGCCAACGTCACGCAGAAGGTGCCGTTCCAGTCCACGGGCAAGGGCGGGTTCAAGGCGGCGAGCCTCAGGTTCGTGGCCGCCGGAGTCCGCACCAGGGTCACCTTCTACAGCTCCTACTACCACACCAAGGTCACCGACGGCGTCTCGCTCTGCGGCCCCGTGCTCGACCAGGTCAAGATCATGCCGCTCAAGCTCTAG